In one window of Paucibacter aquatile DNA:
- a CDS encoding SDR family NAD(P)-dependent oxidoreductase has translation MSATHELFIITGASRGMGEAIALQLLAPEHQLIGISRGRSEALQREADTRGLALEQWQADLAEPLAAAERLAAWLAQQDLSRFRRATLINNAGVVSTPGPVDGVPLAELSMALRVGLESCLLLSSAFLNGTAELGSKRRILNISSGLGRRAMAGSAPYCAAKAGMDNLSRAMALDEAAKPAGQGAAIVSLAPGIIDTEMQLQLRSADPAKFPNRQVFADFKSGGQLMSPAEAAGKVLRFLASAGFGNTVLADVRES, from the coding sequence ATGAGTGCCACTCACGAACTTTTCATCATCACCGGCGCCTCGCGCGGCATGGGCGAAGCCATCGCTCTGCAACTGCTGGCGCCCGAACATCAGCTGATCGGCATCTCGCGCGGCCGCAGCGAAGCCTTGCAGCGCGAAGCCGACACACGCGGCCTGGCGCTGGAGCAATGGCAGGCCGATCTGGCCGAGCCCCTGGCGGCCGCCGAGCGCCTGGCGGCCTGGCTGGCGCAACAAGACCTGAGCCGATTCCGCCGCGCCACCTTGATCAACAACGCCGGCGTGGTCAGCACGCCCGGCCCGGTAGACGGCGTGCCACTGGCCGAGCTGTCCATGGCCTTGCGTGTGGGCCTGGAGTCCTGTCTGCTGCTGAGCAGCGCCTTCCTGAACGGCACGGCCGAGCTGGGGTCCAAGCGGCGCATCCTCAACATCTCCTCCGGCCTGGGCCGCCGCGCCATGGCCGGCAGTGCGCCCTACTGCGCCGCCAAGGCCGGCATGGACAACCTTTCACGCGCCATGGCCCTGGACGAAGCCGCCAAGCCCGCCGGCCAGGGCGCCGCCATCGTCTCGCTGGCGCCCGGCATCATCGACACCGAGATGCAATTGCAGCTGCGCAGCGCCGACCCGGCCAAGTTTCCAAACCGCCAGGTCTTTGCCGATTTCAAGAGCGGCGGCCAGCTGATGAGCCCGGCCGAGGCGGCGGGCAAGGTGCTGCGCTTCCTGGCCTCCGCAGGTTTCGGCAACACCGTGCTGGCCGACGTTCGTGAGTCTTGA